The Nicotiana tomentosiformis chromosome 2, ASM39032v3, whole genome shotgun sequence genome includes the window TCCCAGTACCATCAGTGAATAAGGCGTATTCTATGCTAATGGAATGTGAAAGCGAAAAGACTATGGCAAATGCTTCTGCTAATCTAGATGCTGGTGAAATGGCTGCCTTGTTGACAAATAGGGTTGGAAATCAGCCAAAGAAGAACTATAATCTCTACTGTAATTACTGCAAATTAAAAAGGTCATATTAGGGATACATGCTACAAGCTAGTAGGATCTCCAAATGATTATAAGTTCAAGAAGAAATACAACTCTCAAGGAACAACTAATTTGGTGACTGAACAGCCTACACCAGCAACCTTCACTTCCACTCCCACTGCACCAACTTTCACACCATAACAATACCAACAAATTCTGTAATTGCTCAACAGCAAGCCCACAAAAGTTGCAGCTAATGCAGCAGAGCTGGAAACAGATACTATTACATCCTTAATGACTTGTTTGAATCAAGGTGTTTGGATTATAGATATGGAGCATCCAATCATATGACTCCAAGATTGGATTTACTGCACAATGCAAGTTCATTAAGTAAAGGTGGTTCGGTTCACTTAACAAATGGGGAATTAGCTGAAATTACCCACAGTGGATCAACTAATATAATTCAGGATCACCCAGAATGCTATCATCTGCACTTGCGCACAccacaactgtcacgacccaaaatggaGGGCCATGACTGGCACCCAGGCCATACCTGCTGAGCACcaacatacattttatctaacctttcttattatctataaCGGCTGACGAGATCAACATAAATGATAGACATGAATCATGAACAACtaacaatgacagataatggcatgaacatatataacatAGATCGACAAGGCTATCATgaagctatatataaggtacgagccgacaagctgccatgagagactatacaacaaaaatcagccgacaaggctatccaaactatacatgagtcgacacctatctatgagcctctaaaggaacataaatTCTGCAATATTGCCGGAACATGGCCCCAACATACctataatgtctataacaaaaatgcataccaagaccacggcaagtccagagaaaggatctcgccaataaccactGGACTgggcagcctactgtggtgggggagcttcgtctacctatctatcaggacctgcagcatgacatgcagtgtccacaaataaaagggacgtcagtacgaataaagtactgagtatgtaaggcaagaaGCATAAATAAGAATAGTAATATAAAGAGGGATAGAGAGtatacaacctgtaacatctgagtgcctttgaataatatataaatatattgtatATGCTTGTATACTCTCATatcttgtatatactgcccaacctcaagctatgcaaatctcacggctccttagtctacaataagagaaatgatactatcgttatcgtttaagcgtcgtaactagtCTATAtcaaccgcaacctattttacaaTGAAATatagcacctcccctatttatataaCTTCCCACAATTTACAACAATTACCAAAtatcccaaacaacatcaacaatagcaacaacaacaatataatccaatgtgagcttctccgattatcttaacaatcatattgagcggTAAGCTCATTTTTACTAATAATAAAACATAAATTAAATCcaactcttattccataaattagttcACAACCTTCAGGACATCATATATGTACGATATGATTCCTAAtttaaaacatccacaaaatgacTTCTAAAACAGCCCCATACGCCTAGCACCCTAActtttatcgtcaatcacttgtgtttcgtgttttcttcttcaataaacTTAGTTAACACCTAAGAAATCTTAACAACGGCAGCtacaacattatcaaattatttttcataatttccaGCTATAAGAAACCATATATTTGGCCAAAAGACAGTCCAACCAAAAAGATAACCATGCCTCATGTTCTTTCAAGTTCTATCTTATGGTTTTTCATTCAAACAACAaaaccaacacaagattaaccttagaaACAATCATGAGGATGTTATAAATACCTTGGACATCAGCAACAACtctaaacaccatctcaacttagctcacaatagccctcaatcacaccacaacatcatagaagcattaTCTTGTAGTCGTTAacacttttgatgatgatttgagttgattttcctTGAATATGGTTCTTGGTATCTTGTGATATGTTAGAGAGGGTTTTGGAGAgcttttggatgatttttggggtGAGAAATGACCCGAAATGAGGCTGAAACATTTTTTAAAAGAAGTAAGGTCGGTGGCCGTCTCAATTGAGTCCCAACAGGAGGTGCTTGCGTAGTCTCGCAAGAAcataaatatctctctactccaatgttgtaTCGACCAATTGTTTAATACGTTGGAGACTAGACTCATAGTTCTTCAGTCTGGTAGGTAGATCACCCTATAATTCCAAgtaaattgggagaaaagcttagtaacatttgacctaaagtttaagtaaaattatgaacgtaagttgcgacaacttttgtcgacttttgtttcataactcgtttgacttcaagacttatgatacataTATTATATGATTCGAATACCTTAAAACAGAACCTCCTTAGCATATtaagcacctctagttttacccaaaaatatgggttacaacattcttgattcgtttaacttctaatacttgttaacaactcttatacacccttgtatcatttaagaccaagaagattaacttcttatcatctcaaagataatctcttctcagatttacgtcgactaacttacagcGTGATCTAACGTAcgcgaatatgggttgtaacaccctccccccttaggaacattcatcctcgaatgtaagggtttatggggagtctaactcatcgtggattccaaCGGAAATTTCCGGCCCAATTTCCTTATATAATgaacactagccaaacttgcaagaaGTTAAACCAAATCTACGGCCTCACAaggctatacaaagcattatggatatgtacattaacTGCATATTGCCATTTTATATTAAGGAAGAGTATTCTCAAGATATTATTTACCTTATCGAGCTGTTTCAGCTTCCATTACGTCCTGCGTTCCCCCGCATCCTTGTTATCTTCAATCTGGAATATGTAAGAGTATTTAGAATTTATCTCCTCTtttgcttcccatgtcatttctttcgtattcttgttcctccacaatactttaacggaagctacatcctttgttctcagcttgcgaacttgtctatctaatatagccactggcacttcttcatatgatagatcctccgTAACTTGTACATATTTGATAGGGTCGACCCGAGAATGGCCTCCAAtatatttcctcaacatagatacatggaataccgggtggacaaattccaattcggatgggAATTCTAACTcctaagcaacctgtccaattcgtcaaAGAATCTTGTACGTCCCAATATACCACGGACTCAGCTTatccttcttcccaaaacgcataacaaccTTCATCGGTGAGATCCTCAGAAAAACCCAATCACTAACCTAAactccagatcacgacgtcggacagcagaataagacttttgcctgcctCAGGCCTTCTtgaatcactttcaccttctcaatggcttggtgaatcaaatatggcccatataattctgtttCGCTGACTTTGAActatccaactggtgatctacatctcctcttGTACAACGCCtcgtacggggccattttaatattggaatggtagctattattgtaggcaaattctatgagtggtagatgatcatcccaatttctcttgaaatctagaacatatgCTCATAGCATATCTTCGAGtgtctgaatggtacgttcagcctgtccgtcagtctacgaatggaatgcagtgctgaaaTTCACTtatgtgcctaaacccttgtgaAACGACCTCCAAAAGTTATCCGTAAATTAAGCTCATcagtctgatataatagataccagCACACCATAAaccctaacaatctccttgatatacagcctcacataatcttcagccgtgtaagttgtcttaactagCAGAagatgggcagattttgtaagtcgatcaactatcacccagatgaagtccatattgatcacctCTCATTTCCAGgttggaatctctatattctgaatcaaccCACGGGTTTCTGATGcacgatctttacttgttgacaattaggacactaggCTACAAATTCTGTAATAGCCTTCTTCATGTTGTCCTACCAATACAGCTcattaacgtcatgatacatctttgtcgagccaggatggatggAAAAAtagactgatgaatctcaatcataatcttctctcgcagcCCTGCCAtataggcacacataatcggccctgatATCTCAATGCCCCATCTTTTACGATCTCGAAAGTCGTAATCTTAtgctgctgaattccctctctcaatcttactaaggtatgGTCTTCATATTATCGTGCTTTTACCTCAGCTACCAAAGACGATTATGTCATATTCTGTACAGtgacacctccgtcatcagagtctaaCATTTTGATTCTCATATAGGCCAGCTGATGAATCTCTTTAGTCAATCCTTGCCTACCTACCTTAATATGtactaagcttcccattgacttacgatTGAGAGCgtatgccacaacattggctttaccgggatggtacaatatctcgacatcatagtctttcagtaattcaatcCACCTTcgttgcctcaaattcaactccttctgcttgaagatgtattgtaaactcttgtgatatGTGTATATGTCTACATGAACGCCATATAAGTAGTACCACCATATATTCAAAGCATATATtcctgcagccaattccaaatcatgagtcgggtaattcttttcatgtttcTTCAATTGTCTCAATGCATAAGAAATCACCTTCCCACATTGCATCAATATGCACCCCAAACTTATACCcgggcatcacaatataccacctaaccttctgttccttctgggagagtgagcactggcgcgaaTGTCAATCAATTCTTCAGCTCCTAAAAACTACGTTCATAAgcgtcagaccactggaacttggtagctttctatgttaacttagtcaatagTGCtaatatagaggaaaacccttctacaaaccaccTATAATAtactgctagccccaggaagctgcggacttctgacggcgttgtaggtctcggccaattcttcactgcatcgatcttctgagtgtcgacactaataccctagTCAGATATCACATGGACAAGGAATGCTaatgagttcagccagaattcatatttggagagcttagcatataacttacgatcctgaagggtctgtattACTATCCGCAAGttgcccgcatgttccgcctccgaatgagaatacaccagaatcttatcaatgaatacgatcatgaACACGTCAAGATAGGGTCTAAATACACTATttatgagatccataaaagctgctgggtcATTTTTTAGCCTGAacgacatcactaagaactcaaagtgcccatatcttgttcggaaggctgtcttcggaatatccttctccttaactctcacttgatgataccctgaatgtaagtcaatcttggagaaatacttagcaccctggagttggtcaaacaagtcGTCAATCCTCgaaagtggatacttgttctttatagtaaccttattcaactatcgataatcaatacacatcatTAACGAttcgtctttcttccgcacgaacaagactggcacACCCGAAGGTGAAGTGCCaggcctaatgaagcccttatccatcaattccttcaactgcgccttgaactctcgcaactctgccggggccatcatGTATGGATGGATAGATATCGGCTGAGTGTCAGGCAacacatcaatgctaaactcaatcttcctttcaggaggaagtcttgggagttcatctgggaaaacatatagaaattcattgaccacggggaatGATTGTAGAGTAGgtggcttcgcctccgcatctcTAACACGAatgagatgataaatgtaaccttttgagatcatcttccttgtcTTAAGATAGGAAaaaaacctacctttcggcgtagcaatgttccccttccattcaatgacaGGTTCACTGGGAAACTGAAACCTAGCGCTCTTCGTACGACAATCAATGTTTGCATAACATGATGCCAAGTAGtacattcccattatcacatcgaaatcaaccatttctaaatCAAACAGATTCGCCGAGGTTTGACGATTACAAATCATCATTGTGCAGTCTGTATATACctttctagcaatcacagaatctcttATTGGAGTGGATAccacaagtggtttacttatcaattctgGTTCAAcaccaaacttattagccacaaagggtgtaacatatgataatgtagatcccggatcaatcagtgcatatacatcataagaaaacacagacaatatacttgtaacaacatccggagacgacTTGAGATCCTGTCGACCTGCTATAACATATGTTCGATTTTGAGTACCGCTCGAACTCGGCACTACACCACTATCTCTACCTCTACCATGACCTGTAAACTACTGAAAACCCcatgctggaggtcgaactgatgaggaagaaccagacacaaaTCGAGTCGGCTCAGCGATACCActacctcctctgttaggacaatcttGCATCATATAGccaggctgtccgcaagaatTGCATGCATTAGAACCTCGACAACACATTCCAacgtgggccttgccgcactgatcacaacggggtgttgggggtctcgtctgactagtatccctATGATATTGCAAGCCTGATGCCCGCGAACTCTGACCTGGACCAGAATAGATAGATCGATCATACGGAGGCCTCAAAAATTATGGAGGAGCATAGCTACAGGTGGTGCCGAActctgatgtcgcccaaactcatacCATTAATTTAGGTTGttaggcggtcgatgcaataataaaaacccaacgcgagtcggggtcgattccacatggagcttgatgtgggattaggtatatacctagtgtgaatgtatgacgtgcataagattacacttccacattttcaattattgtttctacttctacttttatgctaatgcttgtaattgtaaagctaagagacaatgtttttggttttggttgtttttcaagttataaaagatctagggttgcgatTTCTGCCTAGTTAGTTACCTAACGGATTtagagctttagggcatgtttggttgatcgggatacaatatagcaataatactcaatcactcattctatacctcttggtagtttgagtgattttgcctaatttggatttctcaagtccaaatgggtatctcacgaaacaagtgataaattctcaagtcgggtcttactatctctagattcaaccctttaattagggctatcaatttcttgagttcaccccaaattcttgttagccaagttttcctagacttagtctcactttctcaagtaaagagtaagtcaattaggcatgaatcaacgtttgcaaccatcaattctcaaattcaagcaagaactaggataaatttcatatacccaatcataaataagccctaaatcaatcatccattaagtacccatactaggattgggtcacaaccctagctaagggtttagctactcatggaaaatgaagaaattaaagaagaaactaagataaaatgcataataattgattaagaaaagaaaatctaatgtttaaatgataaactaatacaaagttacccaatacagtaaataaaaacggCTCTATTTGTTCAGGTACACCAAACTTAacttaaaaataacaaaaagatctatttatacccagttgaaaatatctgacaaaatttcCCCTAtgaaggttgtgcggccgcacaattatgtgtgcggtccgcactctgagATTGACTGGCCAGGTTGACTTTTTGCGGTAGCATAAAAGTGAGATGCGGCCGCACTTcctctaattgtgcggaccgcacatttctgagtgtggccgcactcttGTTCTTGGACTGGATCTGGGCTTCAttatgtggaccgcacatttatgagttCGGCCGCATCCTGCgcccgcacaataatagtgcggtccgcacatcttcaagctcccaaactacagtctctgaatctagtcttctgcggccgcacaataattgtgcggtccgcactctgtgaaGAAATTTTATCAGTGCATCTTCAGAGTTTGCGGCTGCATACactattgtgcggtccgcactgtagcctttttgccttgttttggttcttgtccaattttactcctttttgagttaatttttacttctttggctcgtttcccaatattcctTCAAGagagcacatttcattagttctcgagaatacctttaagcatttttgtgcttaaaacgtaagtaaaatagagcaaataagcggtcaaaatccctacttatcaactcccccaaacttaagctttttcttgtcctcaagcaattaaggcaatgtctcacctccactagaaaagggttatttcagctggcctaagttgaatcaaacacAAATTAATTGGGACCAGCAATGACCCACACGTTCATGAATCATTATCAAGATTATGGTTTGAATTTTAAAGAACAAATGGCTCTAATGTGATGCTTGGGTATCAAGAGTTtactttgttcatcaaggaaACTCGCACTTTCGTACACGccactgtggatcccaaactcctcctcttaTACTCTCCGGAAGCTCATCTCACTAATGAATGAAGAATTTAGTTCAATGACTCGAGAAAgattcgctcatcactctcaaaagaatatcACAAGCCCGGCTCTAAGTagcatatgcttgcccctcatgtagatcaccactaatgcaagctcgctcggcttgaaatcacgtagggcattttcggcatgtaatgaaggattttggactaaggagggaaatatcggaatggaattggttcatctttcctttagcacttcatattctctttttggctcttactttgctgactctttgagtcattttcttttcccATAGGGTATTAGAGAGagttgacatcactctttctttttcATGCTAATCATACTTTCCTTCTTTGTTATCTCTATGATTTGaaattttgctttcttttgcatcttttcaaccctttcacattattcactttccttttgtgtttttcttttgttcttcttttctttttctttgcctttcattttcttcatttcttttctctttctattCCTTGATACAATCTTTAAAcacctcgtctctcccccaaacttatgtttttgccatttGAATTACATGAGTGCTAAGGAAAGTTCGGGTTCCAAGAGAGAGTCACTATAAAACGGGTaaagacttgtaatgtggttatcgaataaaaaggctttaggctcaaaagggtttactaaagatgatatcattggtgggccatggaaggtttcaaaacgggtcaataaaagcctataatcacttctcaagccaggcTAACTTAGTACAATCAAAGCAAAAGAGGATGAAGAGTGACTGGCAGcatcaccaccctcagtctcctccaactgtatctcatcatTACCGGGCTGAGGGATAAGAGGGTTGGTGAGCTTCTAAAATATCTCCTCAGCAGTGGGATCTGGCTCGTCAGAATTGCCAGCTGGTGTCTTTGCTAATGGTGCCGCTGGATcagctggtactgatggatctgtctccataAGTAGGTCAAAAGGTAAATCACATGCTGCTGCTATCTTTGTCACCTCTTTTCTCAAACTCTCCACTGCTTTCTTTGAATcctgggacttcctcatcttcttcacctgcttggtCAACTCCTTAATAGCACCCCCCATGAGCCACCAATGTATCCATAATAGTCTtttggttgtccagaatcttcttcaatgtttcctcctctGACGGAGGGACCTGTGGTGCTGCTAGGATagaagactgtgctgcaacaataCTGGATGTGTCAGACAACTTAGAAGTGgatgtctgcatccagttgttgaggctcgccaaagtctgggagactcgcaacgcATTGAGAGGATAAGTGGATGAGGCTGGCACTGGTACTGCAACTGATGGCCTATAAGATGAATATGGTGGCACTTCGGCTGACCCGGTGGAAGGCCCGATTGTTGTGGAAGGCATGGGAGCTGTAGATGGCTCAGCAGTAGCCTCAGAACCCATCACCGATGGCTCGTTAGACTGGTCAACGGTGGTAGtgaccttacccttgaactttgtgTTGTCATCACCCtgcaggtggtaccatgagaaaggcttcttggcctttactttTGTGTCATATGGCCTCGGCTCCACCTTGGCATCATTGAAGTACTCAGTGAGGGTGTTTGGATAAGGTTGAGACTTTTCACTTTTTCGGACCGCCAATGTGATGTTGgttgacatgatggcacccacattgatcgggtaccctaCCATAATTTAAGCCACCAGAACTACCCggggaagtgggaggttgttctcattcaaACTCGGATCAATCCGGGTAcacacaaaggtttgccaccctttaGCTTCAAAAT containing:
- the LOC138905248 gene encoding uncharacterized protein; the protein is MCCRGSNACNSCGQPGYMMQDCPNRGGSGIAEPTRFVSGSSSSVRPPAWGRQDLKSSPDVVTSILSVFSYDVYALIDPGSTLSYVTPFVANKFGVEPELISKPLVVSTPIRDSVIARKVYTDCTMMICNRQTSANLFDLEMVDFDVIMGMYYLASCYANIDCRTKSARFQFPSEPVIEWKGNIATPKGRFFSYLKTRKMISKGYIYHLIRVRDAEAKPPTLQSFPVVNEFLYVFPDELPRLPPERKIEFSIDVLPDTQPISIHPYMMAPAELREFKAQLKELMDKGFIRPGTSPSGVPVLFVRKKDESLMMCIDYR